The following are from one region of the Myotis daubentonii chromosome 2, mMyoDau2.1, whole genome shotgun sequence genome:
- the APOL6 gene encoding apolipoprotein L6 isoform X1, with amino-acid sequence MRMEKSQESTSKVATTQTSSICRESRLTPGNTPISPVDKRSSDLEPQWQKLEAGVGLQRDGDDIPPGEDVEQQDGDLSDEEGIFLKEFPIMKVELEMAIRKYRALADDIDKTHKNFTQTNLVTTSVAVASGTLSLLGLALAPVTAGGSLMLTAAGQGLGAVAGATSVLTSILEYRHNKQAQAQVSSELSAPDPKVEEAVAYAVKAGKTVYNCGKTLKEIRKNVKALQVARAHPRLTAAAKRLLVTGEASARTTRRVQRAFRGTPLAMGSSAFLRNTVLNGLFLGMDLDSLLKDWQQLKQGARTELADLLRAKAEELERKLAELTQLYEELQKSRDRILLCLCTKVFTGTCSTRFHQESKRPCLPKTPVLGLLPAFPAHLP; translated from the exons ATGAGGATGGAAAAGAGCCAGGAGAGCACGTCGAAGGTGGCAACGACACAGACATCTTCAATCTGCCGAG AAAGTCGTTTGACCCCTGGGAACACCCCCATTTCTCCGGTGGACAAGAGGAGCTCAGATTTGGAGCCACAGTGGCAAAAACTCGAAGCTGGTGTCGGTTTGCAAAG GGATGGCGATGACATTCCTCCAggtgaagatgtggagcaacAAGATGGAGATCTGTCTGATGAAGAAGGAATATTTTTGAAAGAGTTTCCCATAATGAAAGTGGAACTAGAAATGGCCATCAGAAAGTACCGTGCCCTCGCAGACGACATCgacaaaacccacaaaaatttCACCCAGACCAACCTGGTGACCACCTCGGTCGCTGTGGCCTCCGGAACCCTGAGCCTCCTGGGGTTGGCCCTCGCTCCGGTCACAGCCGGAGGAAGCCTGATGCTTACAGCTGCTGGTCAAGGTTTGGGGGCTGTCGCTGGGGCCACCAGTGTGTTGACCAGCATTTTGGAATACCGTCACAATAAACAAGCCCAAGCTCAGGTCAGCAGCGAATTGTCTGCCCCTGACCCAAAGGTCGAGGAGGCTGTGGCCTATGCCGTGAAGGCCGGAAAGACTGTCTATAACTGTGGGAAAACCCTCAAGGAAATCAGGAAGAACGTCAAGGCCTTGCAGGTCGCCAGAGCCCACCCGCGCCTGACCGCTGCCGCCAAGCGTCTCCTGGTCACTGGGGAAGCCTCGGCCCGCACCACCAGGAGGGTGCAAAGGGCCTTTAGAGGCACACCGCTAGCGATGGGGAGCAGCGCTTTCTTGCGGAACACCGTATTGAATGGCCTCTTTCTGGGCATGGATTTGGACAGCCTCCTGAAGGACTGGCAGCAGCTGAAGCAGGGAGCCAGGACCGAGTTGGCGGACTTGCTGAGGGCCAAGGCTGAGGAGCTGGAAAGAAAGCTGGCAGAACTCACCCAGCTCTATGAGGAGCTGCag AAATCGCGGGATAGGATCCTCCTTTGTTTGTGCACAAAAGTATTCACTGGAACCTGCTCAACCAGATTCCATCAGGAAAGCAAGAGGCCCTGTCTCCCCAAGACCCCAGTTCTGggcctccttcctgccttccccgCTCACCTACCTTAA
- the APOL6 gene encoding apolipoprotein L6 isoform X2: MRMEKSQESTSKVATTQTSSICRESRLTPGNTPISPVDKRSSDLEPQWQKLEAGVGLQRDGDDIPPGEDVEQQDGDLSDEEGIFLKEFPIMKVELEMAIRKYRALADDIDKTHKNFTQTNLVTTSVAVASGTLSLLGLALAPVTAGGSLMLTAAGQGLGAVAGATSVLTSILEYRHNKQAQAQVSSELSAPDPKVEEAVAYAVKAGKTVYNCGKTLKEIRKNVKALQVARAHPRLTAAAKRLLVTGEASARTTRRVQRAFRGTPLAMGSSAFLRNTVLNGLFLGMDLDSLLKDWQQLKQGARTELADLLRAKAEELERKLAELTQLYEELQEQSLRSSSSEEATATLTQPPAKQGEAGPRAEEIAG; this comes from the exons ATGAGGATGGAAAAGAGCCAGGAGAGCACGTCGAAGGTGGCAACGACACAGACATCTTCAATCTGCCGAG AAAGTCGTTTGACCCCTGGGAACACCCCCATTTCTCCGGTGGACAAGAGGAGCTCAGATTTGGAGCCACAGTGGCAAAAACTCGAAGCTGGTGTCGGTTTGCAAAG GGATGGCGATGACATTCCTCCAggtgaagatgtggagcaacAAGATGGAGATCTGTCTGATGAAGAAGGAATATTTTTGAAAGAGTTTCCCATAATGAAAGTGGAACTAGAAATGGCCATCAGAAAGTACCGTGCCCTCGCAGACGACATCgacaaaacccacaaaaatttCACCCAGACCAACCTGGTGACCACCTCGGTCGCTGTGGCCTCCGGAACCCTGAGCCTCCTGGGGTTGGCCCTCGCTCCGGTCACAGCCGGAGGAAGCCTGATGCTTACAGCTGCTGGTCAAGGTTTGGGGGCTGTCGCTGGGGCCACCAGTGTGTTGACCAGCATTTTGGAATACCGTCACAATAAACAAGCCCAAGCTCAGGTCAGCAGCGAATTGTCTGCCCCTGACCCAAAGGTCGAGGAGGCTGTGGCCTATGCCGTGAAGGCCGGAAAGACTGTCTATAACTGTGGGAAAACCCTCAAGGAAATCAGGAAGAACGTCAAGGCCTTGCAGGTCGCCAGAGCCCACCCGCGCCTGACCGCTGCCGCCAAGCGTCTCCTGGTCACTGGGGAAGCCTCGGCCCGCACCACCAGGAGGGTGCAAAGGGCCTTTAGAGGCACACCGCTAGCGATGGGGAGCAGCGCTTTCTTGCGGAACACCGTATTGAATGGCCTCTTTCTGGGCATGGATTTGGACAGCCTCCTGAAGGACTGGCAGCAGCTGAAGCAGGGAGCCAGGACCGAGTTGGCGGACTTGCTGAGGGCCAAGGCTGAGGAGCTGGAAAGAAAGCTGGCAGAACTCACCCAGCTCTATGAGGAGCTGCag GAACAAAGCCTTAGGAGCTCATCTTCCGAGGAAGCCACGGCGACTCTAACTCAGCCCCCAGCCAAGCAAGGGGAAGCAGGACCCCGGGCAGAAG AAATCGCGGGATAG